Proteins from one Periplaneta americana isolate PAMFEO1 chromosome 6, P.americana_PAMFEO1_priV1, whole genome shotgun sequence genomic window:
- the yellow-c gene encoding protein yellow yields the protein MASLWPQLPLLLFVVLLPSLSYAKNTKLEEVFHWNYVDFDYPDDETCKKAKESKEFMPENNLPLGLEIWKDKLFVTVPRWKSGVPATVNYVSLKGDNKSPKLIPYPDWDSNKLPEHKLEEGNSTENGTHIISVFRLRADACDRLWVMDTGLNDVVGESEQLAQPRILIYDLHNDSLLHTYTLKQSNLKEDSFFANIIVDVDASDCSKAYAYIPDLGGYGVIVYSLEEDDSWRIKHHYFHFDPLDGNYSVGGVNFQWTDGVFSFALSPRQDDGFKTAYFHALSSTNEFAVSTRVLQNKTIATDPHNFEEFKLLGTRGPKTQSSASFFDESTGVVFYTQVNRDGVGCWNSKSKEYSPDYQGLVTSDNETFVFPNDLKVDREGNLYVLTDRLPVFIYRGLDSETVNFYIFKGATKDIIKDTVCEIHEH from the exons ATGGCTTCCCTGTGGCCTCAATTGCCACTGCTGCTGTTCGTGGTACTATTGCCATCGTTATCCTACGCCAAAAACACCAAGTTGGAAGAAGTGTTCCATTGGAATTATGTCGACTTCGATTATCCTGATGATGAAACATGTAAAAAGGCGAAAGAATCGAAAGAATTTATGCCAGAAAATAATCTTCCATTGGGACTTGAAATATGGAAGGACAAATTGTTTGTCACGGTTCCACGATGGAAATCTGGCGTCCCTGCAACAGTAAATTACGTTTCTCTGAAAG gtGATAACAAATCCCCCAAGCTGATACCGTATCCTGATTGGGACAGCAATAAGTTACCCGAACATAAGCTTGAAGAAGGAAATAGCACTGAGAATGGAACACATATTATATCGGTGTTCCGTTTGAGAGCAGATGCCTGTGATCGTTTGTGGGTGATGGACACGGGCTTGAACGATGTCGTAGGAGAGTCAGAGCAGTTGGCACAACCGCGAATCCTCATCTATGATCTTCACAACGATTCTTTACTCCATACTTACACACTGAAGCAGTCAAATTTGAAAGAAGATTCTTTCTTTGCAAACATCATCGTTGACGTAGATGCCAGTGACTGCAGCAAGGCGTATGCTTACATTCCTGACCTCGGTGGTTACGGCGTTATAGTTTACAGCCTTGAGGAAGATGATTCGTGGAGAATTAAACATCACTATTTCCACTTTGATCCGCTGGATGGTAATTATTCTGTTGGAGGTGTCAACTTCCAGTGGACGGATGGAGTGTTTTCTTTCGCACTTTCTCCTCGACAAGATGATGGCTTCAAAACAGCATATTTCCACGCACTTTCCAGTACAAACGAATTTGCTGTCTCTACTAGGGTTCTTCAGAATAAGACAATAGCGACTGATCCTCATAACTTCGAAGAATTCAAGTTGTTAGGCACTCGAGGTCCCAAAACACAATCAAGTGCCTCTTTCTTTGATGAGTCAACAGGAGTAGTCTTCTACACACAAGTAAACAGGGATGGTGTGGGTTGCTGGAATTCAAAGAGCAAGGAATACAGTCCTGACTATCAGGGTCTTGTTACGTCTGACAATGAAACCTTTGTCTTCCCCAATGATCTGAAAGTAGATCGTGAAGGTAATTTGTATGTATTGACCGATCGTCTACCAGTATTTATCTACAGAGGCCTTGATTCAGAAACtgtcaatttttacattttcaaggGCGCTACTAAGGATATAATAAAAGATACTGTTTGCGAAATACATGAACACTAA